The proteins below are encoded in one region of Desulfatiglans anilini DSM 4660:
- the hdrA2 gene encoding CoB-CoM heterodisulfide reductase HdrA2 encodes MENTLEARTKETPGAKPRIGVYVCHCGLNIAQTVDCGQVAEEAAAWDGVVLAKDIAYACSEPGQQQIKTDILENGLDRLVVASCSPRLHEPTFRQMLQSIGINPYLLEMANLREQCSWVHMGDRPAATAKAMDLVRMAVSRVRELEPLTGETLPLTRRALVIGGGVAGIQTALDLADNDFDVVLVEKRGSIGGTMAQLDKTFPTMDCSIUILGPKMTDVGRHPRITLHTLSEVVEVKGSVGNFDVKILKKARYVNEKECTACGDCAKVCPVVRPDEFNLGLSSRKAIFSPFPQAVPSAYMINVNECLGHNPAVCSKCVEACAKHCIDFRMSDEERVERVGAIVVATGLEVYDPTEMDEYGYTRFENVLTSLEFERLVNAGGPSRGELIRPTDRRHPKTIGFIQCVGSRSLNKGAEYCSNICCMNTIKSTLLIKEHNPEVEVKVFYIDIRAFGKGFEDLYRRSRRLGVQYIRGLPGTVEETEDRSLRVAVENTATSRLEVHELDMLVLALGIKPASSTQRLQEMLGLQLTPDGFFLEAHPKLQPVDAATRGVFYAGCAEGPKDIKESVTQASAAAARAIRLLHRGEITTEPITSVILAEQCKACGRCAEVCPYNAITVDPKKKAPAVVNTAACAGCGTCAAECPFDAIDMNHFSDRQITAQIDTLLEAEPSGKVLVFACNWCSYAGADYAGVSRLQYPSNVRLIRTMCSGRVDEDFIWRGFRAGAPVILVSGCHIGDCHYIDANNWTLKRIEKVQKKMARLGIRPERLQLEWISAAEGTRFAEVMRRMESLRRTVTAEEIFATIEALSKPRGKGPSGPLPVQ; translated from the coding sequence ATGGAAAACACTCTGGAAGCACGAACGAAGGAAACGCCCGGAGCCAAACCGCGCATCGGCGTTTATGTCTGCCACTGCGGCCTCAACATCGCCCAGACGGTCGACTGCGGCCAAGTGGCCGAGGAAGCGGCGGCATGGGACGGCGTGGTCCTCGCCAAGGACATCGCATACGCCTGCTCGGAGCCCGGACAGCAGCAGATCAAAACCGACATCCTCGAAAACGGACTCGACCGGCTGGTGGTGGCATCCTGTTCTCCCAGGCTTCACGAGCCGACCTTTCGGCAGATGCTCCAGTCGATCGGGATCAACCCTTATCTGCTCGAGATGGCGAATCTCCGCGAGCAGTGCAGCTGGGTGCACATGGGAGACCGGCCGGCGGCCACGGCCAAGGCAATGGACCTCGTCAGGATGGCTGTCTCGCGTGTGCGCGAACTCGAGCCGCTGACGGGCGAAACGCTGCCGCTGACCCGGCGCGCGCTCGTGATCGGCGGCGGCGTCGCCGGCATCCAGACGGCCCTCGACCTGGCCGACAATGACTTCGACGTGGTGCTGGTGGAGAAGCGGGGCTCTATCGGCGGGACCATGGCGCAGCTCGACAAGACCTTTCCAACGATGGATTGTTCGATCTGAATCCTCGGTCCGAAGATGACGGATGTCGGTCGACATCCCCGGATCACCCTCCACACCCTCAGTGAAGTCGTCGAGGTCAAAGGCTCCGTCGGAAACTTCGACGTCAAGATTCTGAAAAAGGCCCGCTACGTCAACGAGAAGGAGTGCACCGCCTGCGGGGACTGCGCGAAGGTCTGCCCCGTGGTCCGCCCGGATGAGTTCAACCTCGGCCTCTCCTCCCGCAAGGCCATCTTCTCGCCTTTTCCACAGGCCGTCCCATCCGCCTATATGATCAATGTCAACGAGTGCCTGGGGCACAATCCGGCCGTGTGCTCCAAGTGCGTGGAGGCCTGCGCCAAGCACTGCATCGATTTCCGCATGTCGGATGAGGAGCGGGTGGAGCGCGTCGGGGCTATCGTGGTGGCCACCGGACTCGAGGTCTATGACCCGACCGAAATGGACGAATACGGCTACACGCGCTTCGAAAACGTCCTGACGAGCCTTGAATTCGAGCGGCTGGTCAATGCCGGCGGGCCGAGCAGAGGCGAACTGATCCGCCCTACGGACCGGCGTCACCCGAAGACGATCGGCTTCATCCAGTGCGTCGGCTCGCGCTCCCTCAACAAAGGGGCCGAGTACTGCTCCAACATCTGCTGTATGAACACGATCAAGAGCACCCTCCTCATCAAGGAGCACAACCCCGAGGTGGAGGTCAAGGTCTTCTATATCGATATCCGCGCATTCGGCAAGGGGTTCGAAGATCTCTACCGCCGCAGCCGGCGACTGGGCGTGCAATACATCCGCGGACTCCCCGGGACCGTGGAGGAGACCGAAGACCGGAGCCTCCGGGTGGCGGTCGAGAACACCGCGACGAGCAGGCTCGAGGTCCACGAACTCGACATGCTGGTCCTGGCCCTGGGGATAAAACCCGCCTCCAGCACCCAGCGGCTTCAGGAGATGCTCGGGCTTCAGTTGACGCCGGACGGCTTCTTCCTGGAGGCCCACCCGAAGCTTCAACCGGTGGATGCCGCCACCCGCGGCGTCTTTTACGCGGGGTGCGCCGAAGGGCCGAAGGACATCAAGGAAAGCGTCACACAGGCGTCTGCCGCGGCCGCCCGGGCGATCCGCCTCCTGCACCGCGGTGAGATCACGACCGAACCCATCACCTCGGTCATCCTCGCCGAACAGTGCAAGGCCTGCGGCCGATGCGCCGAGGTCTGCCCCTACAACGCCATTACCGTGGACCCGAAGAAGAAGGCCCCGGCCGTGGTGAACACGGCGGCCTGCGCGGGGTGCGGCACCTGCGCGGCGGAATGCCCTTTCGACGCGATCGACATGAACCACTTCAGCGACCGGCAGATCACGGCCCAGATCGACACGCTGCTTGAAGCCGAGCCCTCCGGCAAGGTCCTGGTCTTCGCCTGCAACTGGTGCTCCTATGCCGGAGCGGATTACGCCGGGGTATCGCGGCTCCAGTATCCATCGAACGTCAGACTGATCCGCACCATGTGTTCAGGCCGCGTGGATGAGGATTTCATCTGGCGGGGGTTTCGAGCCGGCGCCCCGGTGATCCTCGTCAGCGGTTGCCATATCGGAGATTGTCATTATATTGATGCTAATAACTGGACCCTGAAACGCATCGAGAAGGTCCAGAAAAAGATGGCCCGCCTTGGTATCCGGCCCGAAAGGCTTCAACTCGAGTGGATCAGCGCCGCCGAAGGGACCCGGTTCGCAGAGGTGATGCGGCGTATGGAATCCCTGCGGCGGACCGTCACGGCCGAAGAGATCTTTGCGACCATCGAGGCCCTGAGCAAACCACGGGGCAAGGGGCCGTCGGGGCCGTTGCCGGTGCAATGA
- a CDS encoding hydrogenase iron-sulfur subunit — MNGKPQIESRATPVPGPARSIILFLCSWGPHAAFQRLQDECAPIPEAVKMVRIPCTGRITKALLFKPFEMGADGVALIGCHEGTCRYGSGTKAARANVRDTCEILDLLGLGATRLRLGLFLPDDSAGLLQFLRQFSDDIQSLDKSPVAPYPLPAVQGDPTPALNQVLREYDVYACQDCGKCSSACPLTLAGKTFSPRSTANALIAGQWDDEGVRRDIWSCLTCGLCSDRCPSAVNFPGFVREVRRILLAHGLGGHEAHGGFFQSLSRTMTSPDLRIHHWSWLPDDIQTDPQSKVLFFGGCAPYFDIFFRTHLGVTTRDILVDSLRLLNFFDIHPALLDAERCCGHDLYWSGDQENFLKLARLNVEAIRASGVEEVIVCCPEGYRTFSHDYPANGVETPFKVTLLMDFLEREIDKGAVGFKRLNRSLTFQDPCRLSRFEKKSALPRKLLGRLDSAGFGEMQERGGGAICCGNTAWTGCDAFSKALQVHRLRQARATGADLLVTACPKCQIHLRCAMQDPFIGESLEMETVDLTTLLARTIQWE; from the coding sequence ATGAACGGAAAACCCCAGATAGAATCGCGCGCCACACCCGTGCCGGGTCCAGCGCGCAGCATCATCCTTTTCCTCTGCAGTTGGGGGCCGCACGCCGCTTTCCAGCGTCTTCAGGATGAATGCGCCCCGATTCCCGAAGCGGTCAAGATGGTCCGGATCCCCTGCACGGGGCGGATTACCAAGGCGCTTCTGTTCAAACCCTTCGAGATGGGCGCCGACGGGGTCGCGCTCATCGGGTGCCACGAAGGGACATGCCGCTACGGGAGCGGGACGAAGGCCGCACGGGCCAACGTCCGTGACACCTGCGAGATCCTGGATCTCCTCGGCCTCGGGGCCACCCGGCTCCGCCTGGGGCTCTTTCTGCCCGACGATTCCGCCGGCTTGCTTCAGTTCCTCCGGCAGTTTTCAGACGATATCCAGTCCCTCGACAAGAGCCCGGTGGCGCCCTATCCCCTTCCGGCGGTGCAGGGCGATCCGACCCCCGCCCTCAACCAGGTTCTTCGGGAATACGACGTCTACGCCTGCCAGGACTGCGGCAAGTGCTCCTCGGCCTGCCCCCTGACCCTGGCCGGGAAGACCTTTTCACCGCGCTCCACCGCCAACGCCCTGATTGCAGGCCAATGGGACGATGAGGGTGTCCGCCGCGACATCTGGTCCTGCCTGACCTGCGGACTGTGCTCGGACCGCTGCCCTTCGGCCGTGAACTTTCCGGGGTTCGTCCGGGAGGTTCGCCGGATCCTCCTCGCACACGGGCTCGGGGGACACGAGGCCCACGGGGGCTTCTTTCAATCCCTGAGCCGCACGATGACCAGCCCGGATCTCCGGATCCATCACTGGAGCTGGCTTCCGGACGACATCCAGACCGATCCGCAAAGCAAGGTCCTGTTTTTCGGGGGATGCGCGCCCTACTTCGACATCTTTTTCCGCACCCACCTCGGGGTCACGACCCGTGACATCCTCGTGGACAGCCTCCGGCTCCTGAACTTCTTCGACATCCACCCCGCGCTCCTGGATGCGGAGCGATGCTGCGGGCACGACCTGTACTGGAGCGGAGATCAGGAAAACTTTCTGAAGCTTGCCCGCCTGAATGTCGAGGCCATCCGCGCCTCCGGGGTTGAAGAAGTCATTGTATGCTGTCCCGAAGGGTACCGGACCTTCTCCCATGACTACCCCGCCAACGGCGTGGAAACCCCCTTCAAAGTCACCCTGCTGATGGACTTCCTGGAGCGCGAGATCGACAAGGGAGCGGTGGGGTTCAAGCGGCTCAACCGGAGCCTGACCTTTCAGGATCCCTGCCGTCTGAGCCGCTTCGAGAAGAAGAGCGCCCTGCCTCGCAAGCTGCTCGGACGTCTGGACTCGGCCGGCTTCGGAGAGATGCAGGAGCGCGGCGGAGGGGCCATCTGCTGCGGCAACACCGCCTGGACCGGCTGCGACGCCTTCAGCAAGGCCCTTCAGGTCCACCGCCTGAGGCAGGCCCGGGCCACCGGCGCCGACCTGCTGGTGACGGCCTGCCCCAAGTGCCAGATCCATCTCCGCTGCGCCATGCAGGATCCCTTCATAGGGGAGTCCCTCGAGATGGAAACCGTGGATCTGACAACGCTCCTGGCACGGACGATCCAGTGGGAGTGA
- a CDS encoding FAD-dependent oxidoreductase: protein MTRNKERLYKVIVIGANPAGILATNKLAEMGIPVTLVDREADLDGKLSSEQWRLPCGVPLNFAHRPGLLRILRNQAIQCLLPAEVVSLKHTPQGFKAHLRLEATCTDPARCTLCGRCAEVCPVLAPDGARPIRFTGRNMLPGRILLEKRQAPRCQTHCPLGVNAQAYIALAAAGRYAEALQVVRDENVLPGICGRVCTHPCEEACRRGELDEPIAIRDIKRFLADYEIAAGTMPAPHRSDGSSGRVAVVGSGPAALAAAAEAARLDYDVTVFEREPEPGGLLRYGIGPHRLPRAILDYELDYIRRMGVVFETERPVAFDDGLAELRSAFDGVIVAAGSWNDRSLGVPGEDLDGVEGCLAFLQRAYRTGITAFKDRAAVVGDGNAAFDLARVLRRMGAEVTLLSWFPKELIPADSREVEAALEEGVHILDCLQVTAFEGSDGRLRVLRCRPTEPGKPDPQGIPWPVIVPDTEPVLLPFDRAFIAIGQNGGFPEHSPAGEQGPGVPILETTSAGLIAADPSGRTSIPLVYAAGDAVASPGSVVLAMAAGKTAARTLHVDLKGEDPAPHRTARPEDLDYRPIPPEIPSLARPTMPERQPAARSKSFDEVALGLSAEQAAAEAGRCLQCGLCSECLLCVEACRGIDAIRHGQRAEDVVEQAGAVILADPDMVPEVKGLDVIRAYGPKSARPNVFDMMTRGFDAAAQAVILLSSSARSLRGRGLSFSPPDPELARDVRIGVFVCRCNGSLGWLPEMDRFVLELRERENVVFSTVIDSACVPEGGAEILHTIREKGITRVVLASCVCCPLNFVCSACTDQRTRLKQALFDGTGISRSMVETCNLRGEALRFLKQNDRETAFERFQGLLDRSIHRAARLKGLPAPARHYNFATAVVGESEAAFQSARILADSGLEVFMFGSMESPLSDRAIHPNIHWFKGSRVIGLTGSLGNFQLFVATDGFEKTLQVGAVILGEKSRRMIPYVPQKGLPHRMVQSSMQSEAGADLPFLYPGATSVSGLFLANPPDIRVSERKKGAAAAVLAAAVMPRGPRASRGYTVMVHKDYCRGCGRCLDVCPHQAIHFEANLVGGRHAVVDEALCKGCGLCISVCPSQAADSPYRDHGYLVQLLEEVLTQEKTTSV from the coding sequence ATGACCAGGAATAAAGAGCGTCTTTACAAAGTCATCGTGATCGGGGCCAATCCTGCCGGCATCTTGGCGACCAACAAACTGGCCGAAATGGGGATCCCGGTCACCCTGGTGGACCGGGAGGCGGACCTGGACGGGAAGCTTTCCTCCGAACAATGGCGCCTGCCCTGCGGCGTGCCTTTGAACTTCGCGCACCGGCCCGGCCTGCTCCGCATCCTCCGAAATCAGGCGATCCAGTGCCTTCTCCCCGCCGAGGTCGTCTCCCTCAAACACACCCCGCAGGGATTCAAGGCCCATCTGCGCCTCGAAGCCACTTGCACGGACCCGGCGCGATGCACCCTCTGCGGGCGCTGCGCCGAGGTCTGTCCGGTGCTCGCCCCCGACGGTGCGAGGCCGATCCGCTTTACCGGGCGGAACATGCTCCCGGGCCGCATCCTCCTCGAAAAGCGGCAGGCGCCGCGCTGCCAGACCCATTGCCCTCTCGGCGTCAACGCCCAGGCCTACATCGCCCTCGCGGCGGCGGGCCGCTATGCCGAGGCCCTGCAGGTCGTCCGTGATGAAAACGTGCTTCCGGGGATCTGCGGCCGGGTGTGCACCCACCCCTGCGAAGAGGCCTGCCGCCGCGGCGAATTGGACGAACCGATCGCCATCCGCGACATCAAGCGTTTTCTCGCCGACTATGAGATCGCTGCGGGCACGATGCCCGCCCCGCACCGGAGCGACGGGAGCAGCGGGAGGGTCGCCGTAGTCGGGTCCGGACCGGCCGCTCTGGCGGCCGCCGCAGAGGCAGCCCGCCTGGATTACGACGTCACCGTTTTCGAGCGCGAACCGGAACCCGGAGGCCTGCTCCGCTACGGCATCGGCCCCCATCGCCTGCCGCGCGCCATCCTCGATTATGAACTGGACTACATCCGCCGGATGGGCGTCGTCTTCGAAACCGAGCGACCCGTGGCGTTCGACGACGGACTCGCCGAACTCCGGTCCGCCTTCGACGGGGTCATCGTCGCGGCAGGCTCCTGGAACGACCGGAGCCTCGGAGTGCCGGGGGAGGACCTCGACGGGGTCGAAGGCTGCCTTGCCTTCCTCCAGCGGGCTTACCGGACCGGGATCACCGCCTTCAAGGATCGCGCAGCCGTTGTCGGCGACGGCAACGCGGCCTTCGATCTGGCCAGGGTGCTCCGGCGGATGGGCGCCGAGGTCACGCTGCTCTCCTGGTTCCCGAAAGAACTCATCCCCGCCGACTCGCGCGAGGTCGAAGCGGCCTTAGAAGAAGGGGTGCATATCCTCGACTGCCTCCAGGTGACGGCGTTCGAGGGCAGCGACGGGAGGCTCCGCGTGCTCCGGTGCCGTCCCACCGAACCAGGGAAACCGGACCCGCAGGGCATCCCGTGGCCGGTGATCGTCCCGGACACCGAGCCCGTTCTCCTGCCCTTCGATCGGGCCTTTATCGCGATCGGGCAGAATGGGGGCTTCCCGGAGCACTCGCCGGCCGGCGAACAGGGCCCCGGCGTCCCCATCCTAGAAACGACCTCCGCCGGTCTGATCGCGGCGGACCCGTCAGGCCGCACATCGATCCCCCTTGTGTACGCTGCGGGGGATGCCGTTGCGAGCCCCGGATCGGTCGTCCTGGCCATGGCCGCCGGCAAGACGGCCGCCAGGACGCTGCATGTCGATCTGAAAGGCGAAGACCCCGCGCCGCATCGGACCGCTCGGCCGGAAGACCTGGACTACCGGCCGATCCCGCCCGAGATCCCCTCGCTTGCCCGGCCCACCATGCCGGAGAGGCAGCCGGCCGCTCGCAGCAAGAGCTTCGATGAGGTGGCGCTGGGCCTGAGCGCCGAGCAGGCCGCCGCTGAGGCCGGCCGCTGTCTTCAGTGCGGCCTTTGCTCGGAATGCCTCCTGTGCGTGGAGGCCTGCCGTGGAATCGACGCGATCCGGCACGGCCAAAGGGCCGAGGACGTGGTCGAACAGGCCGGCGCGGTGATCCTGGCCGACCCCGACATGGTCCCGGAGGTCAAGGGCCTGGACGTCATCCGGGCCTATGGCCCGAAGTCGGCGCGCCCGAACGTCTTCGACATGATGACCCGGGGCTTCGATGCCGCGGCCCAGGCCGTCATCCTGCTGAGCAGCTCGGCCCGCTCGCTCCGGGGGCGGGGTTTGAGCTTCTCGCCTCCGGACCCGGAGCTCGCACGCGACGTCCGCATCGGGGTCTTCGTATGCCGCTGCAACGGGAGCCTCGGATGGCTTCCCGAAATGGACCGGTTCGTCCTCGAACTCCGCGAGCGGGAGAACGTCGTCTTCAGCACGGTGATCGACTCGGCCTGCGTGCCGGAGGGGGGCGCGGAGATCCTCCACACCATCCGCGAAAAGGGGATCACCCGGGTCGTGCTCGCCTCCTGCGTCTGCTGCCCGCTCAACTTCGTCTGCAGCGCGTGCACCGATCAGCGCACCCGCCTCAAGCAGGCCCTTTTCGATGGGACCGGCATCAGCCGCTCGATGGTCGAGACCTGCAACCTGCGCGGCGAGGCCCTGCGGTTTCTGAAGCAGAACGACCGCGAGACCGCCTTCGAGCGCTTTCAGGGCCTTCTCGACCGCTCCATCCACCGCGCGGCGCGTCTGAAGGGCCTCCCGGCGCCCGCCAGGCATTACAACTTTGCGACCGCTGTCGTTGGCGAATCGGAGGCGGCCTTTCAGAGCGCCAGGATCCTCGCCGATTCGGGTTTGGAGGTCTTCATGTTCGGGAGCATGGAGAGCCCGCTCTCGGATCGGGCCATCCACCCGAACATCCACTGGTTCAAGGGCTCCCGCGTGATCGGACTGACCGGCAGCCTCGGGAACTTCCAGCTTTTTGTCGCCACCGACGGGTTCGAGAAGACGCTTCAGGTCGGGGCCGTCATCCTGGGGGAAAAGTCGCGGCGCATGATCCCTTATGTCCCTCAGAAAGGGCTCCCCCATCGCATGGTCCAGTCCTCCATGCAGAGCGAAGCCGGCGCGGATCTCCCGTTTCTCTACCCCGGCGCAACCTCCGTTTCAGGCCTCTTCCTGGCCAATCCGCCGGATATCCGCGTCTCGGAACGGAAAAAAGGGGCGGCGGCCGCGGTGCTCGCCGCCGCCGTCATGCCCCGCGGCCCCCGGGCCAGCCGCGGATACACCGTCATGGTCCACAAGGATTACTGCCGCGGCTGCGGGCGCTGCCTCGATGTGTGCCCGCACCAGGCCATCCATTTTGAGGCGAACCTGGTCGGAGGCCGGCACGCTGTCGTCGATGAGGCCCTGTGCAAGGGGTGCGGCCTGTGCATCTCCGTCTGCCCGTCCCAGGCCGCCGACAGCCCGTACCGGGACCACGGCTATCTCGTCCAGTTGTTGGAAGAGGTCTTGACACAGGAAAAAACCACCTCGGTCTAA
- a CDS encoding 2-oxoacid:acceptor oxidoreductase family protein translates to MKKDQGPGGQTEIIFTGFGGQGIVLAGKILGEAVALGDHKESTLVQSYGPEARGGACSAQVIISERTIHYPYVRQADILVCMSQGGFEKYIDVLTPEGILILDSDLVQPRGLDRVHFDIPATRLAEELGRKMMANIIMLGFFTAVTEAVSFEAASEAVAASVPKGTETMNLKAFSKGWDYGRALLKGRQKKAEGRTGA, encoded by the coding sequence ATGAAAAAGGACCAGGGTCCAGGCGGCCAAACGGAAATCATCTTCACCGGCTTCGGCGGACAGGGGATCGTCCTCGCGGGCAAGATCCTCGGCGAGGCCGTCGCCCTCGGAGACCACAAGGAGAGCACCCTGGTGCAATCCTACGGACCCGAGGCCCGGGGCGGGGCCTGCAGCGCCCAGGTCATCATCTCGGAGCGTACGATCCACTACCCTTATGTCCGGCAGGCGGACATCCTCGTCTGCATGTCCCAGGGCGGCTTCGAAAAGTATATCGATGTGCTGACGCCCGAGGGGATCCTGATCCTCGATTCCGATCTGGTGCAGCCTCGCGGGCTCGACCGTGTGCACTTCGATATCCCGGCCACCCGCCTGGCCGAAGAGCTCGGGCGCAAGATGATGGCCAACATCATCATGCTCGGTTTTTTCACCGCCGTCACCGAAGCCGTCTCCTTCGAGGCGGCCTCCGAAGCCGTGGCCGCCTCGGTGCCCAAAGGAACGGAAACCATGAATCTCAAGGCCTTTTCCAAGGGCTGGGATTACGGCCGCGCCTTGTTGAAGGGGCGTCAGAAGAAGGCCGAAGGAAGGACAGGGGCCTGA
- a CDS encoding 2-oxoacid:ferredoxin oxidoreductase subunit beta, protein MKKAAPPPHPLEDLIRTDRIPHIWCPGCGIGTVFSASLYAMKTSGIDLEKTVMVSGIGCSGRGAGYVNLDSYHTTHGRAIPFATGMKLANPELNVVVFSGDGDLFAIGGNHFIHAARRNVDLTVICVNNFNYGMTGGQVAATTPLKARTTTTPYGNPETPFNLPLLAFASGATYVARWTILHTRDLTESIVEALLRPGFSFVEVLAPCPINYGRRNREKPLETLRLYQEKTIVRNEAPPTELEVDFEKGVILGKFVDVHRPTCSNHYDQICRPKDLAETASAEAGA, encoded by the coding sequence ATGAAAAAAGCCGCCCCTCCGCCCCACCCGCTCGAGGACCTCATCCGCACCGACCGCATCCCGCACATCTGGTGTCCGGGGTGCGGCATCGGCACCGTCTTTTCAGCCTCCCTCTACGCCATGAAGACGAGCGGCATCGATCTCGAGAAGACCGTCATGGTCTCCGGGATCGGGTGTTCCGGGCGCGGAGCGGGCTACGTCAACCTGGACTCCTATCACACCACGCATGGACGCGCGATCCCCTTTGCGACGGGGATGAAACTGGCCAATCCAGAGCTGAACGTCGTGGTCTTCAGCGGGGACGGCGATCTGTTCGCGATCGGGGGCAACCACTTCATCCATGCGGCCCGGCGCAACGTGGATCTCACCGTCATTTGCGTCAACAATTTCAACTACGGCATGACCGGCGGTCAGGTGGCGGCAACCACCCCGCTCAAGGCGCGCACCACCACCACCCCGTACGGCAACCCGGAGACGCCCTTCAACCTCCCGCTCCTGGCCTTCGCCTCCGGCGCGACCTATGTGGCGCGATGGACCATCCTGCACACCAGGGACCTGACGGAATCCATCGTGGAGGCCCTGCTCCGTCCGGGGTTTTCCTTCGTCGAGGTGCTGGCGCCCTGCCCCATCAACTACGGACGGCGGAACCGCGAAAAGCCGCTCGAAACCCTGCGCCTCTACCAGGAAAAGACGATCGTCCGGAACGAGGCGCCTCCTACGGAGCTGGAGGTCGATTTCGAGAAGGGCGTGATCCTCGGCAAGTTCGTCGATGTTCACCGCCCCACGTGCAGCAACCACTACGATCAGATCTGCCGGCCGAAGGACCTTGCCGAAACCGCCTCGGCCGAGGCCGGGGCATGA
- a CDS encoding 2-oxoacid:acceptor oxidoreductase subunit alpha: protein MKTAVLTGEHFMTGDVACAEGALAAGCLFFGGYPITPATEIAEHMSERLPEVGGTFIQMEDEIAAMASVVGASCAGVKSMTATSGPGFSLMMENIGLAVCTETPCVVVNVQRAGPSTGLPTLGAQADMMQARWGSHGHYEIIALAPSSPQEIFYQTITAFNLAERYRIPVLVMTDEFVGHLSERVVIPEPKDIRLVSRLAPKGRKDRFKPFRAGSDGIAPMAAAGEGYRIHVTGLTHDERGYPTMTVEAQTEMMERLVGKIRGHEEEIILTDGYRLDDAEIVVVSYGVSARTAYAAVDEARRSGIKAGLFRLITVWPFPERRIRQLAERVKAFVTVEINLGQIHLEVERCAAGKAPALLVGHPGGAIIPPEHVIEAMQSIAKGNERP from the coding sequence ATGAAAACAGCCGTTCTAACAGGTGAGCACTTTATGACCGGGGACGTGGCCTGCGCCGAAGGCGCCCTGGCCGCGGGCTGCCTCTTCTTCGGTGGGTATCCGATCACACCGGCGACCGAGATCGCCGAACATATGTCGGAACGGCTCCCGGAGGTCGGGGGCACCTTCATCCAGATGGAGGACGAGATCGCCGCCATGGCCTCCGTCGTGGGGGCGAGCTGCGCCGGTGTCAAGAGCATGACCGCCACCTCCGGACCGGGCTTCAGCCTGATGATGGAAAACATCGGCCTTGCGGTCTGCACCGAGACCCCCTGCGTCGTCGTCAACGTCCAGCGCGCTGGCCCCTCGACAGGGCTTCCGACCCTGGGCGCTCAAGCCGATATGATGCAGGCGCGCTGGGGGTCCCACGGGCACTACGAGATCATCGCCCTCGCCCCCTCTTCGCCGCAGGAGATCTTCTACCAGACCATCACCGCCTTCAACCTGGCCGAGCGATACCGCATCCCGGTCCTCGTCATGACCGACGAATTCGTGGGGCACCTGAGCGAGCGCGTCGTCATCCCCGAGCCGAAGGATATCCGCCTCGTCAGCCGCCTTGCGCCGAAGGGGCGCAAAGATCGTTTCAAGCCCTTCAGGGCGGGCTCGGACGGCATCGCCCCCATGGCCGCAGCGGGCGAGGGCTATCGCATCCACGTGACCGGCCTGACGCACGACGAGCGCGGCTACCCGACCATGACCGTCGAAGCCCAGACCGAGATGATGGAGCGGCTCGTCGGGAAGATCCGCGGGCACGAGGAGGAGATCATCCTGACCGACGGGTACCGACTGGACGACGCCGAGATCGTCGTCGTCTCCTACGGGGTTTCGGCGCGCACGGCCTACGCCGCCGTGGACGAGGCCCGCCGGTCGGGTATCAAGGCCGGCCTCTTCAGGCTTATCACCGTCTGGCCGTTCCCGGAGCGCCGCATCCGGCAGCTCGCAGAGCGTGTCAAGGCCTTCGTGACCGTGGAAATCAACCTCGGCCAGATCCACCTCGAGGTTGAACGCTGTGCGGCCGGCAAGGCGCCGGCCCTGCTCGTGGGCCACCCCGGAGGCGCCATCATCCCGCCGGAGCACGTCATCGAAGCCATGCAGTCCATCGCCAAAGGGAATGAACGACCATGA
- a CDS encoding 4Fe-4S dicluster domain-containing protein, producing MAFWRAPLDAGDIQVTRGIVYILEDRCKGCGYCIEFCPKGILEFSRSFNKKGYHPPVVSDREQCVNCHFCEIICPEFAIYSVEAPS from the coding sequence ATGGCTTTTTGGCGGGCCCCTCTCGATGCCGGCGATATCCAAGTGACGCGCGGCATCGTTTACATCCTCGAAGACCGATGCAAAGGCTGCGGCTACTGCATCGAGTTCTGCCCAAAAGGAATCCTCGAATTCTCCAGGAGCTTCAACAAGAAAGGATACCACCCGCCTGTCGTTTCCGACAGGGAGCAGTGCGTCAATTGCCATTTTTGCGAGATCATCTGCCCCGAATTCGCCATCTACTCAGTGGAAGCCCCGTCCTGA